In Frederiksenia canicola, the sequence GGGAAACTCTCGTACCTGCGGTATTTTGATTGAAGATCACGAACAAGAACAAGACGGAATGAAAAAACGTTACGAGCTGGAAATTCGTGACCTTTCCCGTCCAGAACATTGCTATAACGAACCGTTTGAAAGTCGGGTAGAATTTGCCCAAGCCTTTTTCGGTAAGGAACATTTTTCCGTACAAAGTGGACGTCGTGATGCCTTCCAATGGCCGACTATTGTGCGTGTTGGTAAGGAAGCGGGGCGTTTAGCATCTCGCCGTGAAGGGAATGAAGGCTCAACGGGTTTATCCAGCCCGAAACGTTATCTTTGGGATACAGAACGCTACGAACAAGGCTGGCGTTTTAATTCATCTTATGTAAAAACCGATGCAGAACCTTATGCAACCGCAGCGCCACTGTCAGGGTTGATTAACGAATATGGTGAAGCGTTATACCGCTTACGTGATGATGTTGAAGAAGAATTTGAACGTAAAATGCCCGTGTTCCAACCGCACTATTCACGCAGCTCCTTGATGACTTTTATGCTGTCTGAAGTGTTATTACAAGCCTTGATGCAAATCAACAGTCCTGCTCAGCGTTCAAAACTAGAGCATGCTAAAACACCTCGATTTTTGCGTTCAATTATTTTGACCGTTCCGCCTGCAATGCCAAAACCCGAGCGAGAAATTTTCCGTGGCAATATGTTAGAAGCTATTGGTTTAGTATGGAAAAGTCTTGGCTGGGATAAAACCGACAACGATATTGATTTCTTTACGAAAGAGAGTCGTGAGCAGTATTGGCCAGTATTGCCTGAAGTACATATTCAATGGGATGAAGCAACAAGCGGTCAGATTGTGTACTTATTTAACGAAACACAAAATAACTATGCAGGTCGCCCTGAAGCCTTTATTTCAGCGATAGTTCGCCCTGATAAAGCCGATAAGACAAAAATGACAGTTGCCACGATTGATATTGGTGGCGGCACTACCGATCTAGTGATCAACGACTATCATCTTGACTACGGTGAAAACGGGCGTTCTGGCAGTAATGCTTATATCATTCCAACGCAACGTTTCCGAGACGGTTTTAAAGTGGCAGGGGATGATATTCTGCTTGATATGATTCGTGATGTGGTTATTCCATCATTGGCGGACGGACTAAAAGCGGCGGGCTTAAAAGATCCTGATCCTATTTTATCGGAACTGATCGGCACCCAAGTTTTAAAAGTCCAAGATCGTTTACTTCGCCAACAATTAACCTTGCAAATCTTCAGCCCTATTGGGCTTCGTATTCTCAAAGAATATGAGGAATATGATATTTTCTCGACAGAAAATCGCTTGTCTGGAGCCACTTTTGCAAGCTTATTGGCAGAAGCCGATCCGCCAACAGAAAGTGTTTTAAACTATATTAACCAACCGATTTCACGCGAATTGGGCAAACCATTTAATATTTTGGATGTGCCTGTCAAAGTGAACCTTGCGCAAATTCACTTCCTATTTATGAATGAACATTACGACATTTGTAAAACCTTCAAATCGTTATGTGAAATCGTGAATAGCTACCAATGTGATGTGTTGTTGCTGACTGGGCGACCGTCTCGCTTACCAGGGGTTCAAGCCTATTTTAAATCTCGCTTACCGCTTCCTGTTGGGCGAATTTTGCCATTACATCATTATAAAACAGGCAGTTG encodes:
- a CDS encoding virulence factor SrfB; translation: MLPDLQQYGKELSLVMNSGIQFIDFALKIDWKDKVWREKNMGNFISSANHGPLRRLLLSKTGEGYCDSAKPDMMVRVEQEISVEDSLKLFDGVWLPVPVLRSIPPDRFDEGPYNWARMRIIKLDTPDNDGNSHRVTLAFDTKIFSNNQNTAYLAPTDEDVRSGTTFSFAYQSNHISWFLDFKWINDWLLELFTELAPEPDRLKIHPDDLALDINNRVHQGHYLNLLALVGEEIEIPRFKIASNKRDDITKAIPVDMILDVGNSRTCGILIEDHEQEQDGMKKRYELEIRDLSRPEHCYNEPFESRVEFAQAFFGKEHFSVQSGRRDAFQWPTIVRVGKEAGRLASRREGNEGSTGLSSPKRYLWDTERYEQGWRFNSSYVKTDAEPYATAAPLSGLINEYGEALYRLRDDVEEEFERKMPVFQPHYSRSSLMTFMLSEVLLQALMQINSPAQRSKLEHAKTPRFLRSIILTVPPAMPKPEREIFRGNMLEAIGLVWKSLGWDKTDNDIDFFTKESREQYWPVLPEVHIQWDEATSGQIVYLFNETQNNYAGRPEAFISAIVRPDKADKTKMTVATIDIGGGTTDLVINDYHLDYGENGRSGSNAYIIPTQRFRDGFKVAGDDILLDMIRDVVIPSLADGLKAAGLKDPDPILSELIGTQVLKVQDRLLRQQLTLQIFSPIGLRILKEYEEYDIFSTENRLSGATFASLLAEADPPTESVLNYINQPISRELGKPFNILDVPVKVNLAQIHFLFMNEHYDICKTFKSLCEIVNSYQCDVLLLTGRPSRLPGVQAYFKSRLPLPVGRILPLHHYKTGSWYPFHKQGRIDDPKTTAAVGAMLCFLSKNSRIPNFFFRSIAIKAYSTVKYIGLLSNNNTIQESDVYYADVNLDNEDYDFPDHEFEVRGKTRLGFRQLNVERWTAAPLYTLSIENPELRERLAGSGVVLNVSLKVAKTREKGNYSETLEIKQIQASDGRSVRKDDVKLQLNTMLDAGLNDSQYWLDSGSVKR